One Lutzomyia longipalpis isolate SR_M1_2022 chromosome 4, ASM2433408v1 DNA segment encodes these proteins:
- the LOC129796184 gene encoding protein ABHD11-like isoform X2 codes for MAHLVKILPENLVKFSAFPRRFAHTVQPVKLTYDEYLPKDQTTPGGAPVLIMHGLFGSRQNWRGISKRLTQVLKPGRRILSLDARNHGQSPHTHEHTYQHMAEDVREVIRGIPEAEKVILMGHSMGGRCMMYFALEYPELVESAIIVDISPFSNAHFVGNLNDMKELLKTLQNISIDPKLTPSAARKVADTKISGIMREKATRDFILLNLYKNDDSSFQWKFNVEGLLANIEASISRFPEEMLQKKYNGPVLFIGGADSPYINPKDLPRMQESFPQARLEFIANAGHLVHVQKPLEFLDLVVNFLNR; via the exons ATGGCTCATCTAGTAAAAATCCTTCCGGAGAATTTGGTGAAATTCTCAGCATTTCCACGGCGATTCGCGCACACAGTGCAACCAGTGAAGCTCACGTACGATGAGTACCTGCCGAAGGATCAAACGACACCAGGAGGTGCTCCTGTACTCATAATGCACGGACTTTTTGGTTCCCGGCAAAACTGGAGGGGAATCAGCAAAAGACTCACGCAGGTTTTGAAGCCCGGAAGGAGGATTCTCTCACTGGATGCGCGGAATCATGGACAGAGCCCTCACACACACGAACACACCTACCAGCATATGGCAGAAGATGTCCGGGAAGTGATTCGAGGTATTCCGGAAGCTGAAAAAGTTATCCTGATGGGACACAGCATGGGTGGACGGTGTATGATGTACTTTGCTCTTGAATAT CCAGAGCTTGTGGAATCTGCAATAATTGTGGACATCTCTCCCTTTTCCAATGCTCACTTTGTTGGGAATTTAAATGACATGAAGGAACTCCTGAAAACCCTGCAGAACATCTCAATTGATCCAAAACTCACGCCCTCGGCTGCCCGGAAGGTGGCTGATACGAAAATCAGTGGGATTATGAGGGAAAAAGCAACGagggattttattttactaaatttatacaaaaatgaCGATTCCAG CTTTCAGTGGAAGTTCAATGTCGAAGGACTTTTGGCAAATATTGAGGCATCAATTTCGAGATTTCCCGAAGAAATGCTGCAGAAGAAATACAATGGACCAGTACTCTTTATCGGTGGTGCTGATTCCCCCTACATCAACCCAAAGGATCTGCCAAGAATGCAGGAGAGCTTCCCGCAAGCTAGGCTGGAGTTTATTGCAAATGCTGGTCATCTGGTGCACGTGCAGAAGCCACTGGAATTTCTTGATTtagttgtgaattttctcaatagataA